From the Prosthecochloris marina genome, the window GCCCTGAGCCCTGCGAGACCGGAACCGACAATGATCACATCATGGTAAACAACCTGCATAATCCGATTATCCTAATTCATTCCAACAGACATAACCGCCATAGTGCCCTGCCAAGCAAGCAACACGCTTACCGTCCAACCCATTGCTACAGCGATCTTCCTTATACGCTCGTTATGCACATAGTCTCCAAGAGCCCTGCTGACCCCCAGCATACCATGTGACAACGCCAAAAACAACAGCATGATATCGATCATTTTCCATAACGGCGCTTGTAACCTCTCGAGAACTTTACTGTACGTAATGACATGTTCTCCCGGCAACGCCTCTTTCAGCGCGCCCTTTGCAAACGCATCGGCGAACTCCTGCCCGGTGGACCCGAGCTCTCTGAGTATACTATTATATTCTTCGGCTGTCGCGAGAAAACCGTTGGGCATATGCTGTAACCAGAAATGCAGGCCAAGAAACAACAAAAGGCCAACACCCGTTATACGCTGCATCAACCATCCGAAAGCCTTGAACCGGACCGGTGTGCTGGTCTCTTGATTCTCATTCTGGCTGCTCATGGAAGCATTGGGGCTATGAAGTATGGAAAAATAATCGACAGTCCCCCGACAAGTGTTACGGCAAACGTCAACACCAGAACACCATAGAACAACTGTCGCTGTCGTTCGGAACGGTAGAACGCATCCTGTATCATTATTCTCAACCCGTTGAACGCATGAAATGCAACCGACCCGAGCAACATAACCTCGGCCATCTTGAACAGGGGGTTTCGATATGTTGTTACATATGCTTCAAACGCAACAGGATCGGCAAGGGAACGCAATCCAATGATGTGCAAAACAAGATAGGCTACAAGCGCGAGACCTGTAAACCGGTGCAGCAGCCATGCCGACATACCTGCGAGTTTGCGGTAAGAAGATGCCGTAAACAGAAACGTTCTGAACGAAGGCCTGTTTCTTGATTGTCCCGATCGTTCAATGTTTTCTTGCATCCATCAACGATAAACTTGATAAGAAAAAAGAAAGGTACCAACAGCCGGTATCCGCCCTGAAGATAATCTGTCGTTGAAAAAGAATTGCCATCGGCCGGCCTTTTTACGTTACAATTATGGAAAGATTTCCAACTGGTTCAGGCCTTTTTCCCGAAGGCACGATGATCCGCAGGTTATTGCTTGCGCCGCCGCAAATAAGCGGGCATGTTGGACTCTCCCTTGCGAATCATATCATCAGAACTCTCTTCGGCTTTTGCCCCCCCCTCTTTGGTAGGAGACCCGACTTCCATCGGATCGTGAATAGCTATTTTTCTGCGAATGTAGGCGGGAATTCGAAGATCATCAGGCGTTAGATCATGCCCCTGCGCGACCTGACGGGACATCGGCGGAGAAAACTTGCCTCTGGATGTCAGTGCATCGACCATGTATATGTTTTCGGAAAACTTTTCCTCCGGCGGGTCTTCCTGATCACGACTGAAGCCTGTAACGATAACCGTTACCCTTATTTCTCCCGAAGCTTCTGGGTTTTCAACATAGCCGTTTATTATTTTAGCCGACCTTCCCACCTGCTCCTCGAGATAGCTCATGGCATCGGACATGTCCCGCATGGTAACATCACCGGTCATATTGACCAGCACCCCTTTTGCCCCTTTGAGAGCGACACCTTCCAAAAGAGGGCTTGCAATAGCATCGGCAGAAGCCTTGAGCGCCCGCCTTTCGCCGGAGGCCGACGCCGATCCCATCACGGCATCTCCTGCACCGAACATGATGCTCCGCACATCGGCGAAATCGACATTGACATGACCATGACTGGTAATGATATCCGCAATTCCTTTCGCCGCCCGGTAAAGCACGTCATTGGCCATATTGAAGGCCTCGGTAGCACTGATTCCCTCTTCAGCGATACTAAGAATCTTCTCGTTCTCGATAACGATGAGCGTATCGATATATTTTCGCAGTTCGGCAATACCACCATCGGCTATTTCAGCTTTGATCCTCCCTTCAAAACTGAACGGGCGGGTGACAACCCCGATGGTAAGAATCCCCATGTTTCTTGCTATGGAAGCAATAACCGGAGCAGCACCGGTCCCTGTGCCTTTTCCCATTCCCGCAGCGATAAAAACAAGGTCCGCACCCCGAAGCTGGTCGGCGATCAGTTCACGGTCATCTTCCGCAGCCTGGCGCCCTTTCGCAGGGTCAGCTCCTGCCCCGAGTCCGTTGGTTGCTTTTTTGCCGATCTGAATCCTCGTAGGAGCCTTGGAATTCAACAGAGCCTGGCGGTCGGTATTGAAGGCAATAAAATCCACACCGACAATCCTGCGATCGATCATGTTGTTAACCGCATTTCCACCGCACCCGCCAACCCCGACGATCTTGATGGACACGCCCCGTTCCTCCTCATGCTCAAACAAACCGGGATCCAGTTCAAACGCCATGTATCACATTCCTCCTTTTTAAGGACCCTCTCAAAGCTTTTCCCACCAGTCTTTCAAGCGATCGACTATTTTCCTCCCCGTTTCTCCCTCCGGATGACTCTCTTCGGCATCGACGGGTTCCGTCTGACCATCACGCAAGTCAATCACATCGCTATCCTGAAAATCGCTGTTTTCAAAAGAGTACGCAACAAGCCCCATAACCGTAGCATAAATGGGATTGTTGATTGCCCCTTTGATACCACCCGATACCCCTTCGGGAAAACCGGTCCTCACATCGAGTCCCAGTATATTCGAGGCAAGCGTATCGGTGCCGGGCATCAAACTACCGCCACCGGTAATGACCGCCCCTGCATTTAAATACTCAAAATATCCCGAACGTTTGACAGCCTCTCTGATCAGTTCGAAAATCTCCATCATGCGAGCCTCGATAATCAAAGTCAGTGAACTCTTCATAAAAGATTTGCAGGGACGTCCCTCTATGCCGTCTATAAGAATCTCCTCATCTTCAATTCGCTCCTTCGAATAAGCGAAACCATGCTTGATCTTGAGTTCTTCGGCAACCTCGTAGAGGGCCTTGACACCGTATGCAACGTCATGCGTTACATCATTGGCTGCGACTTTGATCACTTCGGAAAAGCGTATCGCTCCATCGATATAGATAGCGACTTCTGTTGTCCCCCCTCCGATATCGACAATGACAACACCACTTTTTTTCTCACTCTTTTTCATAACAGCAAGACCCGAAGCTATCGGTTCGAACGTCATGGCATTGACTTCGAGACCCGCTTTTTCAACACATTGCTTGATATTGCGGATCTTGGTTTTCATCCCTACAACAATGTAGGCACTGCCGCGCATCGTAGTTCCGGCCATCCCGATCGGATCAAGCACACCCTCCTGATCATCGACAATGAACTCCTGGGGAATTACATGGATAATCTCATGATCGATGTCCAGATAGCGAATATTGGTCTTTGCTTTTTCTAGGAAACGTTTCACATCCGAAGCATTGACGACACCGGACTGATTGACACTTATCTCGGAATTACTGTTGATGCAATGAACGTGAGCTCCTGATATACCGACATTTACCCCCTTTATACGAATAGAGGATTCACGCTCGGCATCTGCGACCGCTGATTTGATGGCATCGACCGTTTTGTTGATGTTGACGACCGTGGCCCGCTGGAGCCCTTCGGAATCGGTACGACCCTTGCCGAGGATGTTGAGTTTTCCCACTTCATCCTTTTCGGCAACGACAACACAGACCTTTGTTGTCCCTATGTCAAGCCCAACGACTATATTGCTTTTCTGCATTATTTCATCCTGTACACGATGATATCAGGGCGATATCCTCTGCGAACTTCCACGGCCGCTCTCTACCGCAAAAACCCTTTTGTCAAATCGCAAATCAACCTTCTCATAACCGTCGAGTCCCATTTTTTCAACCACCTTTTGCCAGAATATCTCGAATTTTTTCAACTTTTCCTTGTAGTCTCCATCATTCCCGACGATAAAACGGGTAGGGGTACCGGCTACCGAAAAATAAGCACCGTTTTCCCCTTCCAGACACACATCTCGTACCAATAACCGCGCGTATTCAGATGCTCTTAAAGCCTCGACCATCTCTTTGAGAACAGCAAAATGCTTTTCATCGGCTTTTTTCAAGTGGGTTCCCTTGACGTGTCTTGTTTTCATCCCGGTGACCTGAAGCAGTCTCGACGAAGAAGGGGGAAGGTCACGATAAGGCAAGATATAACCTTCCGTGTCAATAACCTGAACTTTATCACCATTCACAACCTTCACCATGGGAACACGTTCTTCAACCGTGACCCGAACGATTCCGTTCATCTCTTTCGTGATACCGGCCCTCCGGATATAGGGCAGCTCGGCATAGCGCTTCGTAAGAACAGCATCATCAACATCATCGAGATCTCTGCCGAGCAGACCCGCCGCCTTTTCCCGTAGCTCCCCGGTATCCAGCAAGCGATTGCCGCTGACAATAATATCTCTGACCCAGACACTCCTTTGCCAATGTTGAGCATAGATCCCGAGCCCCACAAGCATTACCACAAGAACAAGCAGCACCGGCACGATAAAGCGCCATCGTGGCTCTGCCGGACCAGAATCGGTCCCGTCATTCAACCCGGCTGCCGGCTCATCGTGTTTTTCCGGAGGAGTACCGGGGTCATCATCATAGACAAATCCTTTCATCAACACAGGGTCTTTTCGTATCCGAGAAGTTTTACTTCCAGTTCAAGAGACACCCCGAACATCTTTCGAACATGTTCTTTTGCAAGGCAAATCAACTCCATAACATCAGCCGAAGCCGCTTCACCGGTATTGATAATAATGTTGGCGTGCTCTTGTGAAATCATCGCGCCACCTTTGCAGGTCCCTTTGAGTCCACAGGCATCGATCATCTGACCGGCACTGAGACCGGAAGGATTCTCTTCAGGCCTCGGATTACGAAAAACACTTCCGGCATTGGGCCATGACAACGGTTGTGAAAGAGCCCTTTTCTCGAACGCCTCTCTGCGCAGCTGACTCCGTCTACCATGTTCTGCAGTGGAAAGTTTCTCGAGTTTCATACCTGAACCAAGAATGACGCTCTCCCCGAGGGAGCTATAACGATAGCCAAACCGGATGTCCTCTGCTGAAATAACACGAGGCTTACCGTTTT encodes:
- a CDS encoding succinate dehydrogenase, whose amino-acid sequence is MSSQNENQETSTPVRFKAFGWLMQRITGVGLLLFLGLHFWLQHMPNGFLATAEEYNSILRELGSTGQEFADAFAKGALKEALPGEHVITYSKVLERLQAPLWKMIDIMLLFLALSHGMLGVSRALGDYVHNERIRKIAVAMGWTVSVLLAWQGTMAVMSVGMN
- the sdhC gene encoding succinate dehydrogenase, cytochrome b556 subunit, producing MQENIERSGQSRNRPSFRTFLFTASSYRKLAGMSAWLLHRFTGLALVAYLVLHIIGLRSLADPVAFEAYVTTYRNPLFKMAEVMLLGSVAFHAFNGLRIMIQDAFYRSERQRQLFYGVLVLTFAVTLVGGLSIIFPYFIAPMLP
- the ftsZ gene encoding cell division protein FtsZ, whose amino-acid sequence is MAFELDPGLFEHEEERGVSIKIVGVGGCGGNAVNNMIDRRIVGVDFIAFNTDRQALLNSKAPTRIQIGKKATNGLGAGADPAKGRQAAEDDRELIADQLRGADLVFIAAGMGKGTGTGAAPVIASIARNMGILTIGVVTRPFSFEGRIKAEIADGGIAELRKYIDTLIVIENEKILSIAEEGISATEAFNMANDVLYRAAKGIADIITSHGHVNVDFADVRSIMFGAGDAVMGSASASGERRALKASADAIASPLLEGVALKGAKGVLVNMTGDVTMRDMSDAMSYLEEQVGRSAKIINGYVENPEASGEIRVTVIVTGFSRDQEDPPEEKFSENIYMVDALTSRGKFSPPMSRQVAQGHDLTPDDLRIPAYIRRKIAIHDPMEVGSPTKEGGAKAEESSDDMIRKGESNMPAYLRRRKQ
- the ftsA gene encoding cell division protein FtsA; translation: MQKSNIVVGLDIGTTKVCVVVAEKDEVGKLNILGKGRTDSEGLQRATVVNINKTVDAIKSAVADAERESSIRIKGVNVGISGAHVHCINSNSEISVNQSGVVNASDVKRFLEKAKTNIRYLDIDHEIIHVIPQEFIVDDQEGVLDPIGMAGTTMRGSAYIVVGMKTKIRNIKQCVEKAGLEVNAMTFEPIASGLAVMKKSEKKSGVVIVDIGGGTTEVAIYIDGAIRFSEVIKVAANDVTHDVAYGVKALYEVAEELKIKHGFAYSKERIEDEEILIDGIEGRPCKSFMKSSLTLIIEARMMEIFELIREAVKRSGYFEYLNAGAVITGGGSLMPGTDTLASNILGLDVRTGFPEGVSGGIKGAINNPIYATVMGLVAYSFENSDFQDSDVIDLRDGQTEPVDAEESHPEGETGRKIVDRLKDWWEKL
- a CDS encoding cell division protein FtsQ/DivIB, encoding MKGFVYDDDPGTPPEKHDEPAAGLNDGTDSGPAEPRWRFIVPVLLVLVVMLVGLGIYAQHWQRSVWVRDIIVSGNRLLDTGELREKAAGLLGRDLDDVDDAVLTKRYAELPYIRRAGITKEMNGIVRVTVEERVPMVKVVNGDKVQVIDTEGYILPYRDLPPSSSRLLQVTGMKTRHVKGTHLKKADEKHFAVLKEMVEALRASEYARLLVRDVCLEGENGAYFSVAGTPTRFIVGNDGDYKEKLKKFEIFWQKVVEKMGLDGYEKVDLRFDKRVFAVESGRGSSQRISP
- the murB gene encoding UDP-N-acetylmuramate dehydrogenase, giving the protein MISTEELLDAIKGRVLLGESMKEHTALKVGGSADFYVDPLDRDDLCRALSFFEERNLPYTLIGRGTNLVVHDDGIRGAVIVTSRALGNYTIKKNILTCSAGVPLPVIAEKTFSLSLGGLEMLQGIPGTIGGAVAMNAGAYGQEMSGVVSWVEIFENGKPRVISAEDIRFGYRYSSLGESVILGSGMKLEKLSTAEHGRRSQLRREAFEKRALSQPLSWPNAGSVFRNPRPEENPSGLSAGQMIDACGLKGTCKGGAMISQEHANIIINTGEAASADVMELICLAKEHVRKMFGVSLELEVKLLGYEKTLC